A stretch of Lysinibacillus agricola DNA encodes these proteins:
- a CDS encoding P-II family nitrogen regulator, producing MKKLEAIIRPEVFGAVRDGLAQEGIAGLSVSEIAGCGRQLGRTGLFRGNTYEIEFLPKLKLEMIVDDEKVDPIVKVLLRDAATGKVGDGKIFIYPVEQAIRIRTKEVGSIAVE from the coding sequence ATGAAAAAATTAGAAGCAATCATTCGTCCCGAAGTTTTCGGCGCCGTCAGGGACGGTCTTGCTCAAGAAGGAATTGCAGGGCTCAGTGTTTCTGAAATTGCTGGCTGCGGTCGCCAATTAGGACGTACAGGGTTATTTCGCGGAAATACCTATGAAATTGAATTTTTACCTAAGTTGAAATTAGAAATGATTGTTGATGACGAAAAAGTAGATCCTATCGTGAAAGTTTTATTACGTGATGCAGCAACCGGTAAGGTTGGAGACGGTAAAATCTTTATTTACCCGGTAGAACAAGCAATTCGTATCCGCACAAAAGAAGTCGGATCGATTGCAGTAGAATAA